From one Variovorax sp. PBL-H6 genomic stretch:
- a CDS encoding tripartite tricarboxylate transporter substrate binding protein: MNRFAPWLRTAALTAAALAAPFAAHAQGSNGSNGSNGTDYPNKPIKFIVPYPPGGGTDVIARIVQERFQAQLGQPVLIDNRGGAAGSIGTDIAAKSAPDGYTVLFTLSSHTINPAIYTKLPFDTLKDFEPVAMVASLPQILVANNSFPANNVAELVKVAKAKPGSLSFATVGNGSPGHLAGELFKLRTGTEMTHVPYRGGGPAVTDVMGGQVPLLWVSIPAAAQFVKAGKLKALAVSTTKRSAAFPDVPTMQEAGIADFDVDSWYAMFVPSKTPKAAIEKLNRVVNAVVREPDIRDKLLAQGSEGVGGTPEQLGKVVSTEMVRWSKLAKEASIKVD; the protein is encoded by the coding sequence ATGAATCGCTTCGCACCCTGGTTGCGCACTGCCGCCCTCACGGCGGCCGCGCTCGCAGCGCCCTTCGCCGCGCACGCACAAGGCAGCAACGGCAGCAACGGCAGCAACGGCACCGACTACCCGAACAAGCCCATCAAGTTCATCGTCCCCTACCCGCCCGGCGGCGGCACCGACGTGATCGCGCGCATCGTGCAGGAGCGCTTCCAGGCCCAGCTCGGCCAGCCGGTGCTCATCGACAACCGCGGCGGCGCGGCGGGCTCGATCGGGACCGACATTGCGGCCAAGTCCGCGCCCGACGGCTATACGGTGCTGTTCACGCTCTCCTCGCACACCATCAATCCCGCGATCTACACCAAGCTGCCCTTCGACACGCTGAAGGACTTCGAGCCGGTCGCGATGGTGGCCTCGCTGCCGCAGATCCTGGTGGCCAACAACAGCTTCCCGGCCAACAACGTGGCCGAGCTGGTGAAGGTGGCCAAGGCCAAGCCGGGCTCGCTCTCCTTCGCGACGGTGGGCAACGGCTCGCCGGGGCACCTGGCCGGCGAGCTGTTCAAGCTGCGCACCGGTACCGAGATGACGCACGTGCCCTACCGCGGAGGCGGGCCGGCCGTGACGGACGTGATGGGCGGGCAGGTTCCGCTGCTCTGGGTGTCCATTCCCGCGGCGGCACAGTTCGTGAAGGCGGGCAAGCTCAAGGCGCTCGCCGTCTCGACCACCAAGCGCAGCGCCGCCTTCCCCGATGTGCCGACCATGCAGGAAGCGGGCATCGCCGACTTCGACGTCGACTCCTGGTACGCCATGTTCGTGCCGTCGAAGACGCCCAAGGCTGCGATCGAGAAGCTCAACCGCGTGGTCAATGCGGTGGTGCGCGAGCCCGACATTCGCGACAAGCTGCTGGCCCAGGGCAGCGAAGGCGTGGGCGGCACGCCGGAGCAGCTCGGCAAGGTGGTGTCGACCGAGATGGTGCGCTGGAGCAAGCTCGCCAAGGAAGCCAGCATCAAAGTCGATTGA
- a CDS encoding IclR family transcriptional regulator, with protein sequence MDSTLAKGLAALEWMVRQQRDCRVTDLAQAFGMARSNAHRTLQTLVECGWAVQDPATSAYRPSLRLFELGSLVAEVADIGVLLRPHLAALAQATGETIHLAALDGAEIVYLDKFDSPLPVAAYSRVGGRAAAYCVASGKALLAAAQLDTAALRARLGPLAAHTPNSITDFDMLDAELERIRIRGYAENHEEWRLGVCGLGAPVFNARGEAIAALGMSVPSIRFARTQARGLAEQVMACARDASTTLGYRVNPGPMTTTTPKKRRLE encoded by the coding sequence TTGGACTCCACGCTCGCCAAGGGCCTCGCCGCCCTCGAATGGATGGTGCGCCAGCAGCGCGACTGCCGCGTGACCGACCTGGCCCAGGCCTTCGGCATGGCGCGCAGCAATGCGCATCGCACGCTGCAGACACTGGTGGAGTGCGGCTGGGCGGTGCAGGACCCGGCGACCAGCGCCTACCGCCCGAGCCTGCGCCTGTTCGAGCTCGGCTCGCTGGTGGCCGAGGTGGCGGACATCGGCGTGCTGCTGCGCCCGCACCTCGCGGCGTTGGCGCAGGCCACGGGCGAGACCATCCACCTCGCGGCGCTCGACGGCGCCGAGATCGTCTACCTCGACAAGTTCGACAGCCCGCTGCCGGTGGCCGCCTACTCGCGCGTCGGCGGCCGGGCGGCGGCCTATTGCGTGGCTTCCGGCAAGGCATTGCTGGCCGCCGCGCAGCTCGACACGGCCGCGCTGCGCGCGCGTCTCGGCCCGCTGGCGGCGCACACGCCCAACAGCATCACCGACTTCGACATGCTCGACGCCGAGCTCGAGCGGATCCGCATTCGCGGCTACGCCGAGAACCACGAGGAATGGCGGCTCGGCGTCTGCGGGCTCGGCGCGCCGGTCTTCAACGCGCGGGGCGAAGCGATCGCCGCACTGGGCATGAGCGTGCCCTCGATCCGCTTCGCGCGCACCCAGGCACGCGGGCTCGCGGAGCAGGTCATGGCCTGCGCGCGCGATGCCAGCACCACGCTGGGCTACCGGGTCAACCCGGGGCCGATGACGACGACCACCCCAAAGAAAAGGAGACTGGAATGA
- a CDS encoding A24 family peptidase, producing MQEFHALLELLAMLVLDPRTAVLIALLVVAGITDYRTYRIPNWLTFGGAAFALIYKTVIAASPGSACLMASGGLLLGFVIMLPPYVLGVMGAGDVKLMAMVGAFLGADETLEAVLFTFIAGGMAALAFGLFRGKLRRMLRNTKDVVHGMVLSAMVGVRPDVEVEAVRSVGKLPYGVCISVGTIAYVLGRQLGYA from the coding sequence ATGCAGGAATTTCACGCGCTGCTCGAGCTCCTTGCGATGCTGGTCTTGGATCCGCGCACCGCGGTCCTCATCGCATTGCTGGTCGTTGCAGGCATCACCGACTACCGCACCTACCGCATTCCCAACTGGCTGACCTTCGGCGGCGCCGCTTTCGCGCTGATCTACAAGACCGTCATCGCCGCGTCGCCTGGCTCGGCTTGCCTCATGGCGTCGGGAGGACTGTTGCTCGGCTTCGTGATCATGCTGCCGCCCTATGTTCTGGGAGTGATGGGCGCCGGCGATGTGAAGCTGATGGCGATGGTCGGCGCATTCCTGGGGGCCGACGAAACACTGGAGGCGGTCCTGTTCACTTTCATCGCCGGCGGAATGGCGGCACTCGCATTTGGACTTTTCAGGGGAAAGCTGCGACGGATGCTGCGAAACACAAAGGACGTGGTGCACGGCATGGTGCTGTCGGCCATGGTCGGCGTTCGGCCGGACGTTGAAGTCGAGGCAGTCCGGTCGGTGGGAAAGCTTCCTTATGGCGTTTGCATCAGCGTCGGAACGATTGCTTATGTGCTCGGACGGCAATTGGGTTACGCCTAG
- the cpaB gene encoding Flp pilus assembly protein CpaB, with protein sequence MRNIKAMGLLVLALLTGLAAAVYATGWVSRQGSIASNKVVVALVDIELGSRINAQMLSTVDWPSGSVPDGAFQETKDLQDRVAKVGLLRGEAVLEGKLAPVGMLGGLSAVIAAGKRAMTVRVNDVVGVAGFALPGNYVDVMVNAQQDRARGDEGKQISKTVLEHVLVLAVAQEAGRDDTKPKVVSAVTLELSLEDSEKLDLARSVGTLSLVLRNQIDKEKVATAGITKSQLFGEKELVPVSMPAATPAKPKVFGRPATVPVVQCVEIIQNSARSLNCF encoded by the coding sequence ATGAGAAATATCAAGGCAATGGGTCTTTTGGTTCTGGCGCTGCTGACCGGCCTGGCCGCCGCGGTGTATGCGACCGGGTGGGTTTCGCGGCAAGGAAGCATCGCTTCCAACAAGGTCGTCGTGGCGCTGGTCGATATCGAGCTGGGCAGCCGGATCAATGCGCAGATGCTGTCGACAGTCGATTGGCCGAGTGGGTCGGTGCCAGACGGCGCCTTCCAGGAAACGAAGGATCTCCAGGACCGCGTCGCCAAGGTGGGCTTGCTGCGCGGCGAGGCCGTTCTCGAAGGCAAGCTGGCGCCCGTCGGCATGCTGGGTGGGCTGTCTGCAGTGATCGCCGCTGGCAAACGGGCAATGACGGTGCGCGTCAACGACGTGGTCGGCGTAGCAGGCTTCGCACTGCCCGGCAACTACGTCGACGTGATGGTCAACGCGCAGCAGGACAGGGCGAGGGGCGACGAGGGCAAGCAGATCAGCAAGACCGTACTCGAACACGTGCTGGTGCTCGCCGTGGCGCAGGAAGCGGGTCGCGATGACACCAAGCCGAAGGTAGTCAGCGCGGTGACGCTCGAGCTCTCGCTCGAGGACTCCGAAAAGCTCGACCTGGCACGCAGCGTCGGAACCCTTTCGCTGGTGCTGCGCAACCAGATCGACAAGGAGAAGGTGGCGACCGCCGGTATCACCAAGAGCCAACTCTTCGGTGAGAAGGAACTGGTCCCGGTGTCGATGCCTGCCGCCACGCCGGCCAAGCCCAAGGTCTTCGGCCGGCCGGCCACCGTCCCTGTCGTGCAGTGCGTCGAGATCATCCAGAACTCGGCCCGGTCGCTCAACTGCTTCTGA
- a CDS encoding type II and III secretion system protein family protein: MAAGAAFAVESPVVAPMATQVQAQQAPASSASKRCTSVSTDSVPTRVTLGKSVVIPLQARVARILLSGQPAGRMPAPAASPGAGAPPGALPAPAPTGANDGVGDIEVMLLSPTDLFFRGRSAGAMNVVLQNAEGACFIKDIIVTIDSGALQTALSDLMPEETRIKVRGAEKAIVLTGEVSNAVKLDEVMSLATSFGDGKKVVNMLRVASPQQVMLEVKIAEVSKTLLDKLGSNLNIARSSSGGINQYTVLSNFLSNGGGLLDVLRVGRTRVTLDGQKDDGLVRVLAEPNIMAISGQQASFLSGGKIFIPVAQTNLGGTPTITLEEKEFGIGVKFTPTVLDGSRVNLKMVSEVSDLSQVGSPFTTLNGVTSVLPSLTVRRADTTVQLNDGQSFVIAGLIKNNVTETIKRFPGLGEVPVVGALARSSEFQTDQTELLFVITPRLVKPLSESPRLPTDNHVPPSRAELILNGALESSTPPADAPPPQPK; the protein is encoded by the coding sequence ATGGCGGCCGGCGCAGCCTTCGCAGTCGAATCGCCCGTCGTTGCGCCCATGGCGACCCAGGTCCAGGCCCAGCAAGCACCGGCCTCGAGTGCATCCAAGCGCTGCACGTCGGTCAGCACCGACAGCGTTCCGACCCGTGTGACGCTTGGCAAGTCGGTGGTTATTCCGCTCCAGGCCCGTGTCGCTCGCATCCTCCTGAGCGGCCAGCCTGCCGGCCGGATGCCCGCACCCGCTGCTTCGCCCGGCGCGGGCGCACCGCCCGGTGCGCTGCCCGCCCCGGCCCCCACGGGCGCGAACGATGGGGTCGGGGACATCGAAGTCATGCTGCTCAGCCCGACGGATCTGTTCTTCAGGGGAAGGTCGGCCGGCGCGATGAACGTGGTGCTGCAGAACGCGGAAGGGGCTTGTTTCATCAAGGACATCATCGTCACGATCGATTCGGGCGCACTGCAGACAGCACTGAGCGACTTGATGCCCGAAGAAACGCGGATCAAGGTCAGGGGCGCCGAGAAGGCCATCGTCCTCACGGGTGAAGTCAGCAATGCGGTCAAGCTCGACGAGGTGATGAGCCTGGCGACCTCTTTCGGAGACGGCAAGAAGGTCGTCAACATGCTTCGCGTCGCCTCGCCCCAACAGGTGATGCTCGAGGTCAAGATTGCCGAGGTCAGCAAGACCCTGCTCGACAAGCTGGGCTCCAACCTCAACATTGCACGCTCGAGCAGCGGGGGCATCAACCAGTACACGGTGCTCTCCAACTTCCTGAGCAATGGCGGTGGTCTGCTGGACGTGCTGCGCGTCGGGCGAACCCGCGTCACGCTCGACGGGCAAAAGGACGACGGCCTGGTGCGCGTGCTGGCCGAGCCGAACATCATGGCCATTAGTGGCCAGCAAGCCAGCTTTCTTTCGGGCGGGAAGATCTTCATTCCGGTTGCGCAGACCAATCTCGGCGGCACACCGACGATCACGCTGGAAGAGAAGGAGTTCGGCATCGGCGTGAAGTTCACGCCCACGGTGCTGGACGGCAGCCGCGTCAATCTGAAGATGGTTTCGGAAGTGTCGGACCTGTCGCAGGTCGGCTCGCCCTTCACCACGCTCAATGGCGTCACCTCGGTACTGCCTTCGCTGACGGTGCGCCGCGCGGACACCACGGTGCAGCTCAACGACGGACAGAGCTTCGTGATCGCCGGGCTGATCAAGAACAACGTGACGGAGACGATCAAGCGCTTTCCGGGACTCGGCGAGGTGCCGGTGGTCGGCGCCCTTGCGCGCAGCTCGGAATTCCAGACCGATCAGACCGAACTGCTGTTTGTCATCACGCCCCGGTTGGTCAAGCCCTTGTCCGAGTCGCCGCGCCTGCCGACAGACAACCACGTTCCCCCGAGCCGCGCCGAGCTGATCCTCAACGGTGCCCTGGAGAGCTCCACCCCGCCGGCCGATGCGCCGCCGCCCCAACCCAAGTAA
- a CDS encoding Flp family type IVb pilin yields the protein MNGSLNAFRTWAKSLLKDDDGAQVVEYALIIAVVSIALVLALQALTTGTSFSDFITRVGNCLKTGGTCA from the coding sequence ATGAATGGCTCTCTTAACGCGTTCAGAACCTGGGCGAAGTCTCTGCTGAAAGACGATGACGGTGCCCAAGTCGTCGAATACGCCTTGATCATCGCGGTCGTCTCCATTGCCCTGGTGCTTGCGCTGCAGGCACTGACGACCGGCACCAGCTTCTCGGATTTCATCACCCGCGTGGGCAATTGCTTGAAGACCGGTGGGACCTGCGCCTGA
- a CDS encoding Flp family type IVb pilin codes for MNKLFNAICTSFGSFAKDEEGAQVVEYALIIAVVSIALVLALKGLTGPGNPFTDFITRVGNCLKTGGTCA; via the coding sequence ATGAACAAGCTCTTCAACGCCATCTGCACCTCGTTCGGCTCCTTCGCAAAGGATGAAGAGGGCGCGCAAGTCGTCGAGTACGCGCTCATCATCGCGGTGGTTTCGATCGCCCTGGTGCTCGCGCTCAAGGGCCTCACGGGGCCAGGCAATCCGTTTACCGACTTCATCACTCGCGTCGGCAACTGCCTGAAGACAGGCGGGACCTGCGCCTAG
- a CDS encoding pilus assembly protein TadG-related protein — protein MNSPVSRHRQRGAVIVTVAFLLLFLLGFMGIALDFGHLFVVKTELQTALDSCALAAAQELDGQGTAITRARSAGKSAGNLNRVNMQSATWSGQGQIVDADISFRDAAYAPTIVPASAKYAQCEHAQKNISLWLMQAMGAFSGDTAGNPALRDVLAIAVATRSSAQSTCPIPIGLKPKAGGTAPNYGFQVGEWVTVYGDRTPGSGELGWYNLNGSTSASDTRDELSEGGSCGTRIGDVLGTPGAQTTVDTPWNYRFGIYKNADYNPSVNHPDMTGYSYTSTNWKNAVPQNAYAGTPAAGSHPTAANYITKRAAFASFDDTGTDLKAGSSIVFGNANQLNSFKSLATPGSGGQHALYGYSRRLVTVPVINAASKVVDYACMFMLHPLSGPKDDGHLEFRGNSASAAVPCTTNGLAGGTAGPLVPVLVR, from the coding sequence ATGAACAGCCCGGTTTCACGCCATCGCCAACGCGGCGCTGTCATCGTGACGGTGGCATTCCTGCTCCTGTTTCTCCTCGGCTTCATGGGCATCGCCCTGGACTTCGGCCACCTCTTCGTGGTGAAGACGGAGCTACAGACCGCCTTGGACAGTTGCGCGCTGGCAGCCGCCCAGGAGCTCGACGGGCAAGGCACCGCCATCACGCGCGCCAGGAGTGCCGGCAAATCGGCAGGCAACCTCAACCGCGTCAACATGCAATCGGCGACCTGGAGTGGTCAGGGCCAGATCGTCGACGCGGACATCAGCTTTCGAGATGCGGCCTACGCGCCGACCATCGTGCCTGCCAGCGCGAAGTACGCGCAATGCGAGCACGCGCAGAAGAACATCAGCCTGTGGCTGATGCAAGCGATGGGCGCATTCTCCGGAGACACGGCAGGCAACCCGGCGCTGCGGGATGTGCTGGCAATCGCCGTTGCGACCCGGTCGAGCGCGCAGAGCACCTGCCCGATCCCGATCGGGCTGAAGCCAAAAGCCGGCGGAACGGCCCCCAACTACGGCTTCCAGGTCGGCGAATGGGTAACGGTGTATGGCGACAGAACCCCCGGCTCTGGCGAGCTCGGCTGGTACAACCTCAACGGCAGCACAAGTGCGAGCGATACCCGCGACGAGCTGTCCGAGGGTGGATCGTGCGGTACCCGGATTGGCGACGTCCTGGGTACGCCCGGCGCACAGACGACGGTCGACACCCCGTGGAACTATCGGTTCGGCATCTACAAGAACGCCGACTACAACCCGAGCGTCAACCACCCCGACATGACTGGCTACTCCTACACCAGCACGAACTGGAAGAATGCCGTGCCGCAGAACGCTTACGCGGGAACGCCCGCAGCCGGCTCCCACCCGACGGCCGCGAACTACATCACCAAGCGCGCCGCATTCGCCTCGTTCGACGACACGGGCACCGACCTGAAGGCCGGCAGCTCGATCGTCTTCGGCAACGCGAATCAGCTCAACAGCTTCAAGTCACTCGCCACGCCGGGCAGTGGTGGGCAGCACGCGCTCTATGGATACAGCCGCCGGCTGGTCACCGTTCCAGTGATCAACGCGGCATCGAAGGTCGTCGACTATGCCTGCATGTTCATGCTGCATCCGCTGAGCGGCCCCAAGGACGACGGCCACCTCGAGTTCCGCGGCAATTCTGCGAGCGCCGCCGTGCCCTGTACCACCAATGGTCTGGCCGGCGGCACGGCGGGCCCGCTCGTACCGGTGCTGGTGCGATGA
- a CDS encoding TadE/TadG family type IV pilus assembly protein, whose translation MKNGQYGAALVEFALILPFLLVLTLTVTEFGRAMHEYNLVTKSVRDGVRYLSIQTQNTHTAEAANLIVYGNLAGTGTPLARGLTLAKVQAPVWQTTGTNPLINTVTVKVSNYQFQPLVNTVFGVPLGPFTYSDITATMRAPL comes from the coding sequence ATGAAAAACGGGCAATATGGCGCCGCACTGGTGGAGTTCGCACTCATCCTGCCCTTCCTGCTGGTGCTGACTTTGACGGTCACCGAGTTCGGGCGAGCGATGCACGAGTACAACCTCGTCACGAAGTCGGTGCGCGACGGCGTGCGCTATCTCTCCATTCAGACCCAGAACACGCACACGGCGGAAGCCGCCAATCTGATCGTGTACGGCAATCTGGCAGGGACCGGAACGCCGCTCGCCCGAGGACTGACCTTGGCAAAAGTGCAGGCGCCGGTATGGCAGACCACAGGCACCAACCCCTTGATCAACACGGTCACGGTGAAGGTTTCCAACTACCAGTTCCAGCCGCTGGTCAACACCGTGTTCGGCGTGCCGCTCGGGCCCTTCACCTACAGCGACATCACCGCCACCATGAGGGCACCGCTATGA
- a CDS encoding TadE family protein translates to MSRRHQGASTVEFALVLILFLTFLLGITDFARMLFTWNAASEATRAGARYAVVCDDTASQALVLAKMRSLLPQITTIDVAWAPAGCNSATCEGVTVTITGLNYQWISPIAGAAALAPIAMPTFSTFLPREIMRQDPNSAAICS, encoded by the coding sequence ATGAGCCGCAGACACCAGGGCGCGAGCACCGTCGAGTTCGCGCTCGTCCTGATCCTGTTTCTCACCTTCTTGCTCGGCATCACGGACTTCGCGCGAATGCTCTTCACTTGGAACGCCGCGAGCGAGGCAACCCGGGCGGGCGCGCGCTATGCCGTCGTGTGCGACGACACCGCCAGCCAGGCGCTGGTGCTCGCCAAGATGCGGTCGCTCCTGCCGCAGATCACCACGATCGATGTCGCCTGGGCGCCGGCGGGTTGCAACTCCGCGACCTGCGAAGGGGTCACGGTGACGATCACGGGCCTCAACTATCAATGGATCTCGCCGATTGCAGGCGCTGCCGCGCTTGCACCCATTGCCATGCCGACTTTTTCGACCTTCCTGCCCCGCGAGATCATGCGGCAGGACCCCAACAGCGCGGCCATTTGCTCGTAA
- a CDS encoding AAA family ATPase encodes MKISIISPNKNHLSEMSKVLTAQAHTVTVVDGGKSKMHVVAEQERPDLMLVDGMCCDPNELTLVEYVTTHHPGVAVILLCATQSPEFLINSMRAGVREVLPSPVSAPALEAAVGRVAAKLQRVQRPEVGKILAFIPCKGGSGATFVATNLGYQLAQTSSVLLIDLNLQFGDALSFVSDGKPISTVADVAHDISRLDASFLVASTVKVAPNFSVLAAPEDISKAMEVKAEHIDAILGLAVTLYDFVLLDVGRNLNTLVIRALDRAHRVYPVLQPGLPSIRNANKLLAVFKSLGYPAAKVDLIVNRFEKTGEIGISEIQRSLGVAPVLTLVESCKEVNASVNRGVPLVEISRANPVSRSLADFALALSPRQEQNTSFFARLFRRA; translated from the coding sequence ATGAAGATTTCGATCATCTCGCCCAACAAGAACCATCTCTCGGAAATGAGCAAGGTGCTCACGGCGCAGGCGCATACCGTGACCGTTGTCGATGGCGGCAAGAGCAAGATGCACGTGGTCGCCGAGCAAGAGCGCCCGGACCTCATGCTCGTGGACGGCATGTGCTGCGACCCGAACGAGCTGACGCTGGTCGAGTACGTCACGACGCACCACCCTGGCGTGGCGGTCATCCTGCTGTGCGCTACGCAGTCGCCGGAGTTCCTCATCAACTCGATGCGAGCCGGCGTGCGCGAGGTGCTCCCCTCACCGGTGAGCGCGCCCGCGCTGGAAGCGGCGGTAGGGCGCGTCGCAGCCAAACTGCAAAGGGTGCAGCGGCCCGAGGTCGGCAAGATCCTGGCCTTCATTCCTTGCAAGGGCGGCAGCGGTGCGACCTTCGTGGCGACCAACCTGGGCTACCAGCTGGCCCAGACCAGTTCGGTGCTGCTCATCGATCTGAACCTGCAGTTCGGCGATGCGCTGTCTTTCGTCAGCGACGGCAAGCCGATCTCCACCGTCGCGGACGTCGCGCACGACATCAGCAGGCTGGATGCGTCTTTTCTCGTGGCCAGCACCGTCAAGGTGGCGCCGAACTTCAGCGTCCTGGCAGCGCCGGAGGACATTTCCAAGGCCATGGAGGTCAAGGCGGAACACATCGATGCGATCCTCGGCTTGGCCGTCACGCTGTACGACTTTGTTCTGCTCGACGTCGGCCGCAACCTGAACACCCTGGTGATCCGCGCCCTCGATCGGGCCCATCGCGTCTACCCCGTGCTGCAGCCGGGACTGCCCTCCATACGCAACGCCAACAAGCTGCTGGCGGTGTTCAAGTCACTGGGCTACCCGGCAGCCAAGGTGGACCTGATCGTCAATCGCTTCGAGAAGACGGGCGAAATCGGCATCAGCGAAATACAGCGCTCGCTGGGCGTGGCCCCGGTGCTCACGCTTGTGGAGTCCTGCAAGGAGGTCAATGCCTCCGTCAACCGCGGCGTTCCCCTGGTGGAGATCTCTCGCGCCAATCCGGTCAGCAGGAGCCTGGCGGACTTCGCGTTGGCACTGAGTCCCCGGCAAGAGCAGAACACCAGTTTCTTTGCGCGGCTCTTCCGAAGAGCATAG